One stretch of Harpia harpyja isolate bHarHar1 chromosome 17, bHarHar1 primary haplotype, whole genome shotgun sequence DNA includes these proteins:
- the MTIF3 gene encoding translation initiation factor IF-3, mitochondrial isoform X1, whose translation MTFGKLRKIHNLGMTAFCVMKLLCQATRNENRHAKRFFGALLTQTPQKRVFSPFWMVVPDPDPRKPTVFGLTQPFCTAEKSHTEPKRKAAFGSVGRRIPYRILHVINQDGESLGNMHRAEALKLMDQHDLKLVLLRENAEPPVYRLMTGQQIHEEQLKRAEKKKASPKPAIAKNDLETKTKQIAQWIEKKYHVKVTIRQAKDSNTDMFMLFDQILDNVSEKATYLSKPKVTREGVSTCILRHMSDKELKAYQKMEKQKNSTVKKDENEDLKSNELHQ comes from the exons ATGACATTTGGAAAACTCAGAAAAATACACAATTTGGG AATGACTGCCTTTTGTGTGATGAAACTTTTATGTCAAGCAACCAGAAATGAGAATAGACATGCAAAAAGATTCTTTGGTGCTCTTCTGACACAAACACCACAAAAGAGGGTCTTTTCTCCATTCTGGATGGTGGTACCTGACCCTGACCCTAGAAAGCCAACTGTGTTTGGACTTACTCAACCATTTTGTACAGCTGAAAAATCTCACACAGAACcaaaaaggaaagcagcatttgGAAGTGTTGGGCGAAGAATTCCCTATCGGATTTTGCACGTAATCAACCAGGATGGAGAGAGCTTAGGAAATATGCACCGAGCAGAGGCACTCAAACTTATGGATCAACATGACCTGAAACTAGTTCTCCTTCGTGAGAATGCAGAACCTCCTGTATACAGACTAATGACTGGGCAGCAGATTCACGAAGAACAGCTTAAACgtgcagagaagaagaaagcaagtcCAAAACCAG CTATTGCCAAGAACGACTTAGAGACCAAGACTAAGCAGATAGCACAGTGGATTGAAAAGAAATACCATGTTAAGGTTACCATCCGGCAAGCAAAAGATAGCAATACAGACATG ttcATGCTTTTTGATCAGATTTTGGATAATGTGTCCGAGAAAGCCACTTATCTTTCCAAGCCAAAAGTTACTAGAGAAGGGGTGAGTACCTGTATTTTGAGACACATGTCTGACAAAGAGTTGAAAGCATACcagaagatggaaaaacagaaaaacagtacagtaaagaaagatgaaaatgaagatCTGAAGTCAAATGAGTTGCATCAGTGA
- the MTIF3 gene encoding translation initiation factor IF-3, mitochondrial isoform X2: MTAFCVMKLLCQATRNENRHAKRFFGALLTQTPQKRVFSPFWMVVPDPDPRKPTVFGLTQPFCTAEKSHTEPKRKAAFGSVGRRIPYRILHVINQDGESLGNMHRAEALKLMDQHDLKLVLLRENAEPPVYRLMTGQQIHEEQLKRAEKKKASPKPGVVQKELSFSSAIAKNDLETKTKQIAQWIEKKYHVKVTIRQAKDSNTDMFMLFDQILDNVSEKATYLSKPKVTREGVSTCILRHMSDKELKAYQKMEKQKNSTVKKDENEDLKSNELHQ, encoded by the exons ATGACTGCCTTTTGTGTGATGAAACTTTTATGTCAAGCAACCAGAAATGAGAATAGACATGCAAAAAGATTCTTTGGTGCTCTTCTGACACAAACACCACAAAAGAGGGTCTTTTCTCCATTCTGGATGGTGGTACCTGACCCTGACCCTAGAAAGCCAACTGTGTTTGGACTTACTCAACCATTTTGTACAGCTGAAAAATCTCACACAGAACcaaaaaggaaagcagcatttgGAAGTGTTGGGCGAAGAATTCCCTATCGGATTTTGCACGTAATCAACCAGGATGGAGAGAGCTTAGGAAATATGCACCGAGCAGAGGCACTCAAACTTATGGATCAACATGACCTGAAACTAGTTCTCCTTCGTGAGAATGCAGAACCTCCTGTATACAGACTAATGACTGGGCAGCAGATTCACGAAGAACAGCTTAAACgtgcagagaagaagaaagcaagtcCAAAACCAG GGGTGGTTCAGAAGGAGTTATCCTTTTCTTCAGCTATTGCCAAGAACGACTTAGAGACCAAGACTAAGCAGATAGCACAGTGGATTGAAAAGAAATACCATGTTAAGGTTACCATCCGGCAAGCAAAAGATAGCAATACAGACATG ttcATGCTTTTTGATCAGATTTTGGATAATGTGTCCGAGAAAGCCACTTATCTTTCCAAGCCAAAAGTTACTAGAGAAGGGGTGAGTACCTGTATTTTGAGACACATGTCTGACAAAGAGTTGAAAGCATACcagaagatggaaaaacagaaaaacagtacagtaaagaaagatgaaaatgaagatCTGAAGTCAAATGAGTTGCATCAGTGA